Proteins encoded together in one Kutzneria kofuensis window:
- a CDS encoding type I polyketide synthase encodes MSNERIAIVGIGLRYPDAGSPRELWENVLAGRCAFRRLPDERMNHADYYSADPAAPDRFYSRNAAVLRDFEFDRVRYHIAGSTYRSTDLTHWLALDVAAAALADAGFPDGVGLPGRGTGVVIGNSLTGEFSRANNLRLRWPYVRRVVAAELAGRGWSTEDTGSLLRDMESRFKAPFPAVDEDTLAGALSNTIAGRICNYFDFGGGGYTVDGACSSSLLSVATAANALAQGDLDVALAGGVDLSIDPLEVIGFAKTGALATGRMKVYDRDSNGFWPGEGAGMLVLMRERDALAAGRRMYAVITGWGVSSDGRGGITRPEAAGHRLALERAYHRAGYGIQTVSYFEGHGTGTAVGDPTEIEALSSARRAADPSAPPAALGTVKGNFGHTKAAAGVAGLIKATLAVHHQVIPPATSHFDPHPVLGKEAAAVYVPTRAEPWPAGVALRAGVSAMGFGGINTHVAVQQAPGVLRRTALDERTTQLVAGRQDAEVLLLDATDRAALRERVDGLLGFVGRLAFAELTDLAGQLAGELSGGPLRAAVVATDPEHAERGLARLREHLDDPQAEVFAPDEGVFLSAAPTPPRIAYLFPGQGSGRGGAGALRDRFPAAEEILSTVRPGADQVATEVAQPRIVSGSLAGLRVLRDLGLTADTAVGHSLGELTALHWAGALNEAQVLTLAGLRGRVMARDSRAGGTMAGLATGPDRAEQLAEGEPVVIAGYNGPHQTVLSGPADAVDRVCAKASAAGVGSSRLAVSHAFHSPLVEPAATAFAGHLSEVDFATPGGGVYSTVTEKELDPATDLRALLHDQILLPVRFHQAAAAAVAEADLVLEVGPGRVLTGLLKEIAPERRVLPLDTDHASLAPLLRVIGAAFALGAPVRVDALFAGRLLRPLPADGAMKFLTNPCSAAPEFDLAPELLAPAEDDEVAESVAPAGVSTFALLRNLTAERVELPLDTVTEQTLPLDDLHLSSITVGQIVNQVTRELGLPALAATPNFATVSLGELATIIDDLAETAHDTDDSTVVPGVAPWVRPFRVDYVPTPLETVPTSGPPGDWAVHTPADHPVAAPLAEALAAAGIGDGVLLCLPAECTEQHAGLFLDAAHAVLAAPAGTRFVVLQQRFGAAGLAKTLHLESPGTPTTVISVPDVMTIVIPQLVADVAATTAFQEVRYDESGGRTVPALRVQPVADASGTPLTSQDVLLVTGGGKGITAECAFAVARDSGARLALLGRSDPAEDAELAANLARMDAEDVRYRYARADVTDPAQVRAAVDQFRAELGEVTAILHGAGRNEPTALANLTEEAFRAALAPKVGGLRAVLAAVDPDRIRLLITFGSIIGRAGLRGEAHYACANDWLTELATEFQRAHPAARVLALEWSVWSGAGMGERLGVVEALLREGITPISADSGMAVLRRLLADPSTGPVLVVAGRSGDLPSLPLDRPPLPLRRFTDRVLVNYPGVELVCEADLSAGSDPYLSDHQLDGDLVLPAVLGMEAMAQVASAVTGLTGSPVLSDVEFPRPVVVPLTGTTTIRVAALVTGDGVVQVVLRSEETGFSADHFRATLTWPRPEPAGGSTPDRAALPAVPVDPQAELYGEVLFQGKRFQRVVAYRKVSARHAVAELSTQSVAPWFAAFLPQELVLADPGSRDAAMHGLQVCVPDATLLPERVDRLYLAPDTVADRLVLDARERAQDGDRYTYDVDLYDPDGSLVERWVGLVLHAVRKRHGAGPWVPALLGPHLERTLEHKLGGRRAVVVEPDPVDADRRVQTRLAASRAAGAPLRVHYRPDGRPETGRPDLLISSSHGAGLTMVVAGAERLACDVETVVDRTERDWADLLGPDLVAVWDLVRAEAGDSPAVAGTRVWSAMECLRKAGSTTQAVTVRRTDADGWVVLAAGDAAIATWTTTLRDRPEPVVFAVLAGGGG; translated from the coding sequence ATGAGCAACGAGCGGATAGCGATCGTCGGTATCGGACTTCGTTACCCGGACGCCGGTTCTCCGCGCGAACTGTGGGAGAACGTGCTGGCGGGGCGCTGTGCCTTCCGGCGGCTACCCGACGAGCGGATGAACCACGCCGACTACTACTCGGCCGATCCGGCGGCGCCCGACCGGTTCTACTCGCGCAACGCCGCGGTGTTGCGTGACTTCGAATTCGACCGGGTGCGCTACCACATCGCCGGCAGCACCTACCGGTCCACCGACCTCACGCACTGGCTGGCCCTGGACGTGGCCGCGGCGGCGCTGGCCGACGCCGGCTTCCCGGACGGCGTGGGGCTGCCCGGCCGCGGCACCGGCGTGGTCATCGGCAACAGCCTCACCGGTGAGTTCTCCCGCGCCAACAACCTACGGCTGCGCTGGCCGTACGTGCGGCGCGTGGTCGCCGCCGAGCTGGCCGGCCGGGGATGGTCCACAGAGGACACCGGATCGCTGCTGCGGGACATGGAGTCGCGGTTCAAGGCCCCGTTCCCGGCGGTCGACGAGGACACGCTGGCCGGAGCGCTGTCCAACACCATCGCCGGCCGGATCTGCAACTACTTCGACTTCGGCGGCGGCGGGTACACAGTGGACGGAGCCTGCTCGTCCTCGCTGCTGTCGGTGGCCACCGCCGCCAACGCGCTGGCCCAGGGGGACCTGGACGTCGCGCTGGCCGGCGGCGTGGACCTGTCCATCGATCCGCTGGAGGTGATCGGCTTCGCCAAGACCGGCGCGCTGGCCACCGGGCGGATGAAGGTGTACGACCGGGACTCCAACGGGTTCTGGCCCGGTGAGGGCGCCGGCATGCTGGTGCTGATGCGGGAGCGCGACGCGCTGGCCGCCGGCCGCCGGATGTACGCGGTGATCACCGGCTGGGGCGTGTCCTCGGACGGCCGCGGCGGCATCACCCGGCCGGAGGCCGCCGGCCACCGGCTGGCGCTGGAACGCGCCTACCACCGCGCCGGCTACGGCATCCAGACCGTGTCCTACTTCGAGGGCCACGGCACCGGGACCGCGGTCGGCGACCCGACCGAGATCGAGGCGCTGTCCTCGGCCCGCCGCGCCGCCGACCCGAGCGCGCCGCCGGCCGCGCTGGGCACCGTCAAGGGCAACTTCGGGCACACCAAGGCCGCGGCGGGCGTGGCCGGCCTGATCAAGGCCACGCTCGCCGTGCACCACCAGGTGATCCCGCCGGCCACCAGCCACTTCGACCCGCACCCGGTCCTGGGCAAGGAGGCCGCCGCGGTCTACGTGCCCACGAGGGCCGAGCCGTGGCCGGCGGGCGTGGCGCTGCGCGCCGGCGTGTCGGCGATGGGCTTCGGCGGCATCAACACGCACGTCGCTGTCCAGCAGGCGCCCGGGGTGCTGCGGCGGACGGCGCTGGACGAGCGGACCACACAGCTCGTGGCCGGCCGCCAGGACGCGGAGGTGCTGCTGCTGGACGCCACCGACCGCGCCGCGCTGCGCGAGAGGGTGGACGGCCTGCTCGGCTTCGTCGGTCGGCTGGCCTTCGCCGAGCTCACCGACCTCGCCGGCCAGCTGGCCGGCGAGCTGTCCGGCGGACCGCTGCGCGCCGCCGTCGTGGCCACCGATCCGGAGCACGCCGAGCGCGGCCTGGCCCGGCTGCGCGAACACCTCGACGACCCCCAGGCCGAGGTGTTCGCGCCGGACGAGGGCGTGTTCCTGTCCGCCGCGCCGACCCCGCCGCGCATCGCGTACCTGTTTCCCGGCCAGGGTTCCGGTCGCGGCGGGGCCGGTGCCCTGCGCGACCGGTTCCCGGCCGCCGAGGAGATCCTCTCGACGGTGCGGCCGGGCGCCGACCAGGTCGCCACCGAGGTGGCCCAGCCGCGCATCGTCAGCGGTTCGCTGGCCGGGCTGCGCGTGCTGCGGGACCTGGGGCTGACGGCCGACACCGCGGTCGGGCACAGCCTCGGCGAACTCACCGCGCTGCACTGGGCCGGCGCGCTGAACGAGGCTCAGGTGCTGACCCTGGCCGGGCTGCGCGGACGGGTGATGGCCCGGGACAGCCGGGCCGGCGGCACGATGGCGGGCCTGGCCACCGGCCCGGACCGGGCCGAGCAGCTGGCCGAGGGCGAGCCGGTGGTGATCGCGGGCTACAACGGTCCACACCAGACGGTGCTGTCCGGCCCGGCCGACGCGGTGGACCGGGTGTGCGCCAAGGCATCGGCCGCCGGGGTGGGAAGCTCCCGGCTCGCCGTGTCGCACGCTTTCCACTCGCCGCTGGTGGAACCGGCCGCGACCGCGTTCGCCGGCCATCTGTCCGAAGTGGACTTCGCGACGCCGGGTGGCGGGGTTTACTCCACGGTGACCGAGAAGGAGCTCGATCCGGCCACCGATCTGCGTGCGCTCCTGCACGACCAGATCCTGCTGCCGGTGCGGTTCCACCAGGCGGCGGCCGCGGCGGTCGCCGAGGCCGACCTGGTGCTGGAGGTCGGTCCAGGGCGGGTGCTCACCGGGCTGCTGAAGGAGATCGCGCCGGAGCGCCGCGTGCTGCCGCTGGACACCGACCACGCTTCGCTGGCGCCGCTGCTGCGGGTGATCGGCGCCGCCTTCGCGCTGGGCGCGCCGGTCCGCGTCGACGCCCTGTTCGCCGGCCGGCTGCTGCGGCCGCTGCCGGCCGACGGCGCGATGAAGTTCCTGACCAACCCGTGCTCGGCCGCGCCGGAGTTCGACCTGGCGCCGGAACTGCTCGCACCGGCCGAGGACGACGAGGTGGCCGAGTCGGTGGCGCCGGCCGGCGTCTCCACGTTCGCGTTGCTGCGCAACCTGACCGCCGAACGGGTGGAACTGCCGCTGGACACCGTCACCGAGCAGACGCTGCCGCTCGACGACCTGCACCTCAGCTCGATCACCGTCGGACAGATCGTCAACCAGGTCACCAGGGAACTCGGCCTGCCGGCGCTCGCGGCGACGCCCAACTTCGCCACGGTGTCGTTGGGGGAGTTGGCGACCATCATCGACGACCTCGCCGAAACCGCCCATGACACCGACGACAGCACCGTCGTGCCGGGCGTGGCGCCGTGGGTGCGGCCGTTTCGCGTCGACTACGTGCCGACGCCGCTGGAGACCGTGCCTACCAGCGGCCCGCCCGGCGACTGGGCCGTGCACACGCCGGCCGATCACCCCGTGGCCGCCCCGCTGGCCGAGGCGCTGGCCGCGGCCGGCATCGGCGACGGTGTGTTGCTGTGCCTGCCGGCAGAATGCACCGAGCAGCACGCGGGCCTGTTCCTCGACGCCGCCCACGCGGTGCTGGCCGCGCCCGCCGGCACCCGGTTCGTCGTGCTGCAGCAGCGGTTCGGCGCGGCCGGCCTGGCCAAGACGCTGCACCTGGAATCGCCGGGCACGCCGACCACCGTGATCAGCGTGCCGGACGTCATGACGATCGTGATCCCGCAGCTCGTGGCGGATGTCGCCGCCACGACGGCTTTCCAGGAGGTGCGCTACGACGAGTCCGGAGGCCGAACCGTGCCGGCGCTGCGCGTGCAGCCGGTGGCCGACGCCTCGGGCACGCCGCTGACCTCGCAGGACGTGCTGCTGGTGACCGGCGGCGGCAAGGGCATCACCGCCGAGTGCGCGTTCGCCGTGGCCCGGGACTCCGGCGCTCGGCTGGCCCTGCTCGGACGATCGGATCCGGCCGAGGACGCCGAACTGGCCGCCAACCTGGCCCGCATGGACGCGGAAGACGTGCGTTACCGCTACGCGCGGGCCGACGTCACCGATCCGGCTCAGGTGCGGGCCGCCGTGGACCAGTTCCGGGCCGAGCTCGGCGAGGTGACCGCGATCCTGCACGGCGCCGGCCGCAACGAGCCGACCGCGCTGGCCAACCTCACCGAGGAGGCGTTCCGCGCCGCGCTGGCCCCGAAGGTCGGCGGCCTGCGCGCGGTGCTGGCCGCCGTGGACCCGGACCGGATCCGCCTGCTGATCACGTTCGGCAGCATCATCGGCCGGGCGGGCCTGCGCGGCGAGGCGCACTACGCCTGCGCCAACGACTGGCTGACCGAACTGGCCACCGAGTTCCAGCGGGCGCACCCGGCCGCCCGGGTGCTGGCGCTGGAGTGGTCGGTGTGGTCCGGGGCCGGCATGGGGGAGCGGCTGGGCGTGGTGGAAGCGCTGCTGCGCGAGGGGATAACCCCGATCTCCGCCGACAGCGGCATGGCCGTGCTGCGCCGGCTGCTGGCCGACCCTTCGACGGGGCCGGTGCTGGTGGTGGCCGGGCGCTCCGGCGACCTGCCCTCGTTGCCGCTGGACCGCCCGCCGCTGCCGCTGCGCCGGTTCACCGACCGGGTGCTGGTGAACTACCCGGGCGTGGAACTGGTCTGCGAGGCCGACCTCTCCGCCGGCTCCGACCCCTACCTCAGCGATCACCAGCTGGACGGCGACCTGGTGCTCCCGGCGGTGCTGGGCATGGAGGCCATGGCCCAGGTCGCCTCGGCCGTCACCGGCCTGACCGGTTCGCCGGTGCTGTCCGACGTGGAGTTCCCACGGCCGGTGGTCGTCCCGCTCACCGGCACGACCACCATCAGGGTCGCCGCGCTGGTCACCGGCGACGGGGTGGTGCAGGTTGTGCTGCGCAGCGAGGAGACCGGGTTCAGCGCCGACCACTTCCGGGCCACGCTGACCTGGCCGCGGCCGGAGCCGGCCGGCGGCTCGACGCCCGACCGGGCGGCACTGCCGGCCGTCCCGGTCGACCCCCAGGCCGAGCTGTACGGCGAGGTCCTGTTCCAGGGCAAGCGGTTCCAGCGGGTGGTGGCCTATCGGAAGGTCAGCGCCCGGCATGCCGTCGCCGAGCTCTCCACCCAGTCGGTTGCCCCCTGGTTCGCCGCCTTCCTCCCGCAGGAACTGGTGCTGGCCGATCCGGGCAGCCGAGATGCGGCGATGCACGGCCTCCAGGTGTGTGTCCCGGACGCCACCCTGCTGCCGGAGCGGGTGGACCGGCTGTACCTGGCTCCTGACACCGTCGCCGACCGTCTGGTGCTGGATGCCCGGGAACGGGCCCAGGACGGCGACCGCTACACGTACGACGTCGACCTGTACGACCCGGACGGCTCACTGGTCGAGCGGTGGGTGGGCCTGGTCCTGCACGCCGTCCGCAAGCGTCACGGCGCCGGACCGTGGGTGCCGGCCCTGCTGGGCCCGCACCTGGAGCGCACCCTCGAGCACAAGCTCGGCGGCCGGCGGGCCGTGGTCGTCGAACCGGATCCGGTGGACGCGGACCGGCGGGTGCAGACCCGACTGGCGGCCAGCCGGGCCGCCGGTGCACCGCTGCGGGTGCACTACCGGCCGGACGGACGGCCCGAGACCGGCCGTCCCGACCTGCTGATCTCCAGCTCCCACGGCGCCGGCCTGACCATGGTCGTCGCCGGGGCCGAGCGGCTGGCCTGCGACGTCGAGACGGTCGTGGACCGCACCGAGCGGGACTGGGCCGACCTGCTCGGCCCCGACCTGGTCGCCGTGTGGGACCTCGTGAGGGCCGAGGCCGGCGACTCGCCGGCGGTGGCCGGCACACGGGTGTGGAGCGCGATGGAGTGCCTGCGCAAGGCCGGCTCGACCACGCAGGCGGTCACGGTGCGGCGGACGGACGCCGACGGCTGGGTGGTGCTGGCCGCCGGCGACGCCGCCATCGCGACCTGGACGACCACCCTGCGGGACCGCCCCGAGCCGGTGGTGTTCGCCGTGTTGGCCGGAGGGGGAGGCTGA
- a CDS encoding acyl-CoA thioesterase: protein MPGYYEIRHTVGFEETNLVGNVYYVNYLRWQGRCREMFLRDRAPGVLAELREDLKLFTLKVECEFYAELTAFDELSVRMHLEELTQTQLQFGFDYVRLDGESELLVARGRQRIACMRGPNTNTVPTRVPEEFRTALAPYAETAR, encoded by the coding sequence ATGCCCGGGTACTACGAGATCCGACACACCGTCGGCTTCGAGGAGACGAACCTGGTCGGCAACGTCTACTACGTCAACTACCTGCGCTGGCAGGGCCGGTGCCGGGAGATGTTCCTCCGCGACCGGGCCCCCGGCGTGCTGGCCGAGCTGCGCGAGGACCTGAAGCTGTTCACGCTCAAGGTGGAGTGCGAGTTCTACGCCGAGCTGACCGCGTTCGACGAGCTGTCGGTGCGGATGCACCTGGAGGAGCTGACCCAGACCCAGCTCCAGTTCGGCTTCGACTACGTGCGCCTGGACGGGGAGTCGGAACTGCTGGTGGCGCGGGGCCGGCAGCGGATCGCCTGCATGCGCGGGCCGAACACGAACACCGTGCCGACCAGGGTGCCCGAGGAGTTCCGCACCGCGCTCGCGCCGTACGCGGAGACGGCGCGGTGA
- a CDS encoding flavin reductase family protein: MSGDGASPLREVMSRFATGITVLTTGGERCHGMTANSFNSVSLEPPLVLCCVVRTAVMHEAISVSGSFGVSVLAADQEHLARYFADRSRPRGAAQFDSVPCLPGRFTGAPLLTGALAWLECRLVAAYDGGDHSIFVGQVLGCGRGDGGEALLFFGGGFHQLLARPAEA, translated from the coding sequence GTGAGCGGCGACGGGGCGTCGCCGCTGCGGGAGGTGATGTCCCGTTTCGCCACCGGCATCACGGTGCTGACGACCGGGGGCGAGCGGTGCCACGGCATGACCGCGAACTCCTTCAACTCCGTGTCGCTGGAACCGCCGCTGGTGCTGTGCTGCGTGGTGCGGACCGCCGTGATGCACGAGGCGATCAGCGTCAGCGGAAGCTTCGGGGTGTCCGTGCTCGCCGCCGACCAGGAGCACCTGGCCCGGTACTTCGCCGACCGGAGCCGGCCGCGCGGCGCTGCCCAGTTCGACTCGGTTCCCTGCCTGCCCGGCCGCTTCACCGGCGCGCCGCTGCTCACCGGGGCGCTGGCCTGGCTGGAGTGCCGGCTGGTCGCTGCCTACGACGGCGGCGACCACTCGATCTTCGTGGGCCAGGTGCTCGGATGCGGGCGGGGTGACGGCGGGGAGGCGCTGCTGTTCTTCGGCGGCGGCTTCCACCAGCTGCTGGCCCGCCCGGCCGAGGCCTGA
- a CDS encoding TIGR03084 family metal-binding protein yields the protein MNPTEVLADLAAEGEEFDRLLTALAEDQWTLPTPAPGWTIAHQVAHLAATFRMAGTAAGDPAAFMAMTAGLSADFNANVTAALSAYLRDPHPVLLERWQAERAAAIAALSAVPAGEVVPWLVRPLPPGVLAGAGLMELFAHGQDVADALGIRPVRTDRLRFVVEFAVRTWDFGYQSRGLTPPDVQFRFELTSPSGTRWEFGPDGAEQWIHGPAEDFCLLVTRRRHRDDLALTAGGADANQWLDLAQAYRGPAGPGRQPGQFAARH from the coding sequence GTGAATCCGACCGAAGTGCTCGCCGATCTCGCCGCGGAGGGCGAGGAGTTCGACCGCCTGCTGACGGCGCTGGCCGAGGACCAGTGGACGCTGCCGACGCCGGCGCCCGGGTGGACCATCGCCCACCAGGTCGCGCACCTGGCCGCGACGTTCCGCATGGCCGGCACCGCGGCCGGCGACCCGGCGGCGTTCATGGCGATGACCGCCGGACTGTCCGCCGACTTCAACGCCAACGTGACGGCCGCCCTGTCCGCTTACCTGCGGGATCCGCACCCGGTGCTGCTGGAGCGGTGGCAGGCCGAACGCGCCGCCGCGATCGCCGCCCTGAGCGCGGTGCCGGCCGGCGAGGTGGTGCCGTGGCTGGTGCGCCCGCTGCCGCCGGGTGTGCTGGCCGGCGCCGGGCTGATGGAGTTGTTCGCACACGGCCAGGATGTCGCCGACGCACTGGGAATCCGGCCCGTGCGCACCGATCGCCTGCGGTTCGTGGTCGAGTTCGCCGTGCGCACCTGGGACTTCGGCTACCAGTCCCGGGGACTGACGCCGCCGGACGTGCAGTTCCGGTTCGAGCTGACCAGTCCGTCCGGCACGCGGTGGGAGTTCGGTCCGGACGGGGCCGAGCAGTGGATCCACGGCCCGGCCGAGGACTTCTGCCTGCTGGTCACGCGGCGCCGGCACCGTGACGACCTGGCGCTCACCGCCGGCGGCGCCGACGCGAACCAGTGGCTGGACCTCGCGCAAGCCTATCGCGGGCCGGCCGGCCCCGGCCGGCAGCCGGGCCAGTTCGCCGCGCGGCACTAG
- a CDS encoding VOC family protein: MFANTKAFSGFAVDDVPRAKAFYRDVLGLPVTEEHGMLHLKLATGAEILVYPKPGHVPASYTILNFPVTDIEAAVDELVGRGVVFQRYAGFDQDDRGIFRAEGPYIAWFTDPAGNVLSVLQER, encoded by the coding sequence ATGTTCGCCAACACCAAGGCTTTCAGCGGTTTCGCCGTCGATGACGTGCCCCGTGCCAAGGCCTTCTACCGGGACGTGCTGGGCCTGCCGGTGACCGAGGAGCACGGCATGCTGCACCTGAAGTTGGCCACCGGCGCCGAGATCCTGGTGTACCCGAAGCCCGGTCACGTGCCCGCGTCCTACACGATCCTCAACTTCCCGGTGACGGACATCGAGGCCGCTGTCGACGAACTGGTCGGCCGCGGCGTGGTGTTCCAGCGCTATGCCGGATTCGACCAGGACGATCGAGGGATCTTCCGCGCCGAGGGCCCTTACATCGCTTGGTTCACCGACCCTGCCGGCAATGTGCTGTCGGTGCTCCAGGAACGCTGA
- a CDS encoding cobalamin-independent methionine synthase II family protein yields MPIPTEPIGSIPRPAELLAVMAAHAAGQADDNELAQAQDQAVRDTIGRFEETGSPVVSDGEQSKPSFATYPISGLSALAPDGVVIPFADGHQRQLPVLTGGPFRYQVSADTFLRRAREIASVPVKQAVIAPSALSLLYPAQGLDGYSREEFVQDLVRESQSEIRRCLDAGAEKVQLDFTEGRLSIKLDPSGEVLRQFVELNNQVLAGFSDEERARLGVHTCPGGDQDSTHSLDVDYADLLPTLFQLEVGNVYVQLASEADPRRVLEVIAKHIRPDQRVFIGVIDPIDPVAETPEQVRDRVLLAAEHLPVDQFGTCDDCGFSPFGDDVSTSRDLAFAKIRSRVEGTRLAAEQLGV; encoded by the coding sequence GTGCCGATTCCCACCGAACCCATCGGGAGCATCCCTCGACCGGCCGAACTGCTCGCGGTGATGGCCGCGCACGCCGCCGGTCAGGCCGACGACAACGAGCTGGCCCAGGCCCAGGATCAGGCCGTGCGTGACACGATCGGGCGATTCGAGGAGACCGGTTCGCCCGTCGTCTCCGACGGCGAGCAGAGCAAGCCCAGCTTCGCCACCTACCCGATCAGCGGACTGTCGGCGCTGGCGCCGGACGGGGTGGTCATTCCCTTCGCCGACGGGCACCAGCGCCAGCTTCCCGTGCTGACCGGCGGGCCCTTCCGCTACCAGGTCAGCGCCGACACGTTCCTGCGCCGGGCGCGGGAGATCGCGTCGGTTCCGGTGAAGCAGGCCGTGATCGCCCCGTCCGCGCTCAGCCTGCTCTACCCGGCGCAAGGTCTGGACGGGTACTCCCGCGAGGAGTTCGTGCAGGATCTCGTCCGGGAGAGCCAGTCCGAGATCCGCCGCTGCCTCGACGCCGGCGCGGAGAAGGTGCAGCTGGACTTCACCGAGGGCCGGCTGTCGATCAAGCTGGACCCGAGCGGCGAGGTGCTGCGCCAGTTCGTGGAGCTGAACAACCAGGTGCTGGCCGGCTTCTCCGACGAGGAACGAGCCCGCCTCGGCGTGCACACCTGCCCCGGCGGCGACCAGGATTCCACGCACAGCCTCGACGTCGACTACGCCGACCTGCTGCCCACCCTGTTCCAGCTCGAGGTCGGCAACGTGTACGTGCAGCTGGCCAGCGAGGCCGACCCCCGCCGCGTGCTCGAGGTCATCGCCAAGCACATCCGCCCCGACCAGCGCGTCTTCATCGGCGTCATCGATCCGATCGATCCCGTTGCGGAGACGCCCGAGCAGGTTCGCGACCGGGTCCTGCTGGCCGCCGAGCACCTCCCCGTCGACCAGTTCGGCACCTGCGACGACTGCGGCTTCTCGCCCTTCGGCGACGACGTGTCCACCTCCCGCGACCTCGCCTTCGCCAAGATCCGCAGCCGCGTCGAGGGCACGCGCCTCGCCGCCGAGCAGCTCGGCGTCTGA
- a CDS encoding FGGY family carbohydrate kinase has product MWDRSDRDWDGSAAIGVEIGVDRVAAVSVSDDFTVIDTTCLRPVDEIHDIAGIVDPESVVDATFAAVRQVALACAARGYMVASVAFSAAAEEAVIAVDPWLMAMTPAISCLDNATLAVARVIGGTAGDEILASTGVAVTAGSAVARMAWFVAHHDVPAYARWCGLKDYVASRFYGSLVSDVSTASSMGLLDLGSMTWSAAALRPVGLRPEQLPPLVASEQILPLDEEAAELAGLDRRTPVTVGASAACLSSLAMGLYRPRSVMVHPGLVGRLCSLHGRPGRSVPSTAAVGGSWLLTADGIDSLRAEGVDIDVIRVASDMRQSPEVAAAIANTHGVIVEISDVAEPAAVGAAMLAWYARGVLPAFGATADLFPPHTVVRPRGG; this is encoded by the coding sequence GTGTGGGATCGCAGTGATCGGGACTGGGACGGCAGCGCCGCGATCGGGGTCGAGATCGGCGTCGACCGTGTCGCTGCCGTCTCGGTGTCGGACGACTTCACGGTGATCGACACCACCTGCCTGCGTCCTGTCGACGAAATCCACGACATCGCCGGCATCGTCGACCCCGAATCGGTGGTGGACGCGACCTTCGCGGCTGTGCGGCAGGTCGCGCTGGCCTGCGCCGCCCGCGGCTACATGGTCGCGTCCGTCGCCTTCAGCGCGGCAGCGGAGGAAGCGGTCATCGCGGTCGACCCCTGGCTCATGGCGATGACTCCCGCGATCTCCTGCCTGGACAACGCCACCCTCGCCGTGGCGCGCGTGATCGGCGGGACGGCGGGGGACGAGATCCTCGCGTCCACCGGGGTCGCCGTGACGGCGGGGTCCGCCGTCGCCAGGATGGCCTGGTTCGTGGCGCACCACGACGTGCCGGCGTACGCGCGGTGGTGCGGCCTCAAGGACTATGTGGCGTCCCGGTTCTACGGCTCACTGGTCAGCGACGTGTCGACGGCGTCGTCGATGGGCCTGCTCGACCTGGGATCGATGACGTGGTCGGCCGCCGCGCTGCGCCCGGTCGGGCTGCGGCCGGAGCAGTTGCCGCCGCTGGTCGCCTCCGAGCAGATTCTCCCGCTCGACGAGGAGGCCGCGGAGTTGGCCGGTCTCGACCGCAGGACCCCTGTCACGGTCGGGGCCTCGGCCGCCTGCCTGTCCTCGCTCGCCATGGGGCTGTACCGGCCGAGGTCGGTCATGGTCCATCCCGGGCTCGTGGGCCGGCTGTGCTCGCTGCACGGCCGGCCCGGCCGGTCGGTGCCGTCCACGGCGGCGGTCGGCGGCAGTTGGCTGCTGACCGCGGACGGCATCGATTCGCTTCGCGCCGAGGGCGTCGACATCGACGTGATCAGGGTGGCCTCGGACATGCGGCAGTCGCCCGAGGTGGCTGCCGCGATCGCGAACACCCATGGCGTGATCGTGGAGATCTCCGACGTCGCCGAGCCGGCCGCGGTCGGCGCGGCCATGCTCGCCTGGTACGCCCGCGGTGTGCTGCCGGCGTTCGGCGCCACCGCCGACCTGTTCCCGCCCCACACGGTCGTGCGCCCGCGCGGCGGGTGA